In Maridesulfovibrio sp., the following proteins share a genomic window:
- the tssF gene encoding type VI secretion system baseplate subunit TssF, which translates to MIEKYYQRELSHLRELAVEFSKTHPALAPMLSGSGADPDVERLLEGSAFLSGMINQKLDDEFPEIVHGLVQLIFPHYLRPIPSTTIIKFTPKPSLMESVRVPIGSQISSIPIGGVSCTFSTTYDVDLHPLSINWVELVKGAGTAGDLRINLELHGIQLDEWDNSSLRFHLTGDAASASMRYRLLFNYIRNIKIISDDGGLCVLPKQNLKAVGFEDYEALLPYPSQSFPGYRILQEYFILPEKFLFFEVTGLENWRNRGSSGKFKIVLELEKVPQSFDRFTAEDICLFATPAINVFRRDAEPVILDHKRPEYQVRPSGDSGGDYQVYSVDSVIGYVQGTVEEKPYKPFHMFNPQAGEMPVYTVHYRRSAIRDKTDLFVSVAYPAQGDEPVTETLSMALTCTNGTMPEKLRYGDISKPTGTSPELASFENIRQPTSPVQPPLGKNLLWRLLSHLYLNYLSVADMESLRAMVKLYIFTDTRDRSSVVANTKRVEAITGMEVSECDRLVRGLVMRGREIKMSLSCDGFANSGDLYLFSSVMNRFFSGYASVNCFTRLTVEDTLNKELYKWTAMIGNRPLL; encoded by the coding sequence ATGATCGAAAAGTATTATCAGAGGGAATTGAGCCACTTGCGAGAATTGGCGGTAGAGTTTTCCAAGACTCATCCCGCGCTGGCTCCAATGCTGAGCGGTTCCGGGGCTGATCCCGATGTAGAGCGGCTGCTGGAAGGTTCGGCATTTCTGTCCGGCATGATCAACCAGAAGCTGGATGATGAATTTCCGGAGATAGTCCATGGGCTGGTACAGCTTATTTTCCCTCATTATCTGCGTCCCATCCCGTCTACGACCATTATCAAGTTTACTCCCAAGCCAAGTCTCATGGAAAGTGTGCGCGTTCCCATAGGCTCGCAGATATCATCTATCCCAATTGGCGGTGTTTCATGCACTTTTTCTACTACTTATGATGTGGATTTACATCCGCTAAGCATAAACTGGGTGGAGTTGGTCAAAGGAGCCGGTACTGCGGGCGATTTGCGTATTAATCTGGAATTACATGGTATCCAGCTGGACGAATGGGATAATTCCAGTTTGCGCTTTCACCTGACCGGGGACGCTGCGAGCGCTTCCATGCGCTATAGATTACTTTTTAATTACATACGCAACATTAAAATCATTTCTGATGACGGCGGTCTTTGTGTTCTTCCAAAGCAGAATCTCAAGGCTGTCGGTTTTGAAGATTATGAAGCCTTGCTGCCCTATCCCTCGCAGTCTTTTCCCGGCTACAGGATTTTGCAGGAATATTTTATCCTTCCGGAAAAATTTCTTTTCTTTGAAGTTACAGGGCTTGAGAACTGGCGTAACCGGGGTAGCTCCGGAAAATTTAAGATCGTTCTTGAGCTTGAAAAGGTTCCCCAGTCTTTTGACCGTTTCACGGCCGAAGATATCTGCTTGTTTGCCACTCCAGCCATCAATGTGTTCAGGCGTGATGCTGAACCCGTGATTCTTGATCACAAACGCCCGGAATATCAGGTTCGCCCTTCAGGTGATTCAGGGGGAGACTATCAGGTTTATTCCGTGGATTCCGTGATCGGATATGTGCAGGGCACGGTGGAGGAGAAGCCCTACAAACCTTTCCATATGTTTAACCCGCAGGCAGGCGAAATGCCTGTTTACACCGTGCATTACCGTCGTTCTGCAATTCGAGATAAAACCGATCTTTTTGTTTCCGTGGCCTACCCGGCGCAAGGAGATGAGCCTGTGACGGAAACTCTGTCCATGGCTCTGACCTGTACGAACGGAACCATGCCGGAAAAGTTGCGCTATGGAGACATCAGCAAGCCCACCGGAACTTCCCCGGAGCTGGCGTCCTTTGAGAATATCCGCCAGCCCACATCTCCGGTTCAGCCGCCGCTGGGCAAGAATCTGCTCTGGAGGTTGCTCTCACACCTTTATCTTAACTATCTTTCCGTTGCCGACATGGAAAGCCTGCGTGCAATGGTCAAGCTTTATATCTTTACCGATACCCGCGATCGCAGTTCTGTGGTGGCCAATACCAAGCGCGTGGAAGCAATTACCGGCATGGAGGTAAGCGAATGTGACCGTCTGGTCCGCGGGTTGGTCATGCGCGGGCGAGAAATCAAGATGTCGCTAAGCTGTGACGGCTTTGCCAATAGCGGTGATTTGTATCTCTTCAGTTCGGTGATGAATCGCTTTTTTTCGGGCTATGCCTCGGTCAACTGCTTTACCCGGCTGACCGTTGAGGACACCTTAAACAAGGAGCTTTACAAGTGGACTGCGATGATCGGAAACCGTCCGCTTCTGTAA
- the tssE gene encoding type VI secretion system baseplate subunit TssE — MTTQRLLERIRFMEEDPDWRDSAGPGQVVKSVLDYLRVILNTRQGNAQIAPDFGVPDFTAMIGATGLDAVRSIEESMTDVILKYEPRLANVNIKFVPMEDNPLALHFKLQAKLALEGQDIPVVFETVLDPDGQISVKDN; from the coding sequence TTGACCACGCAACGCTTGCTTGAACGTATACGGTTCATGGAGGAAGACCCGGACTGGCGGGATAGTGCCGGACCGGGACAGGTGGTCAAGTCTGTTCTCGATTATCTGCGCGTGATCCTGAATACCCGTCAGGGCAATGCCCAGATTGCACCGGATTTCGGAGTACCGGATTTTACTGCCATGATCGGGGCCACAGGACTTGATGCCGTGCGCTCCATCGAGGAATCCATGACTGATGTTATTCTCAAGTATGAACCCCGGCTGGCAAATGTGAATATAAAATTTGTGCCCATGGAGGATAACCCGCTGGCTTTGCATTTCAAGCTGCAAGCCAAACTTGCCCTTGAAGGGCAGGACATACCCGTGGTCTTTGAGACAGTTCTCGACCCGGACGGTCAAATTTCAGTGAAGGATAATTAG
- a CDS encoding Hcp family type VI secretion system effector — MALTSYMKVTGKTQGQIKGDCTQTGDKKDTMLVYALDHNVEIPKDTHTGLPTGQRIHKPFTVTKHIDNASPKLAQACCKGEQLTVEIDHYRIDATGVEKKYYTIKMEEAIIVNMHNYKPMTFLPDNKGYHDMEDVSFTYSKITWTFADGNIEYTDDWKSS, encoded by the coding sequence ATGGCACTTACTTCGTATATGAAGGTAACAGGAAAGACTCAGGGACAGATCAAGGGTGATTGTACCCAGACCGGCGATAAAAAAGATACCATGCTTGTTTATGCCTTGGATCATAATGTGGAAATTCCCAAGGATACCCACACCGGGCTGCCCACAGGGCAGCGTATCCACAAGCCGTTCACCGTGACCAAGCATATTGACAACGCATCACCCAAACTTGCCCAGGCCTGCTGCAAAGGCGAACAGCTGACAGTTGAAATTGATCATTACCGTATCGATGCCACCGGTGTTGAGAAGAAGTACTACACCATCAAAATGGAAGAAGCGATCATTGTGAATATGCACAACTACAAGCCCATGACCTTCCTGCCCGACAATAAGGGGTATCACGACATGGAAGATGTGAGCTTCACCTATTCCAAAATAACGTGGACCTTCGCTGACGGTAATATTGAATATACCGACGATTGGAAGTCCAGCTAG
- the tssC gene encoding type VI secretion system contractile sheath large subunit, which translates to MAEEKLEQQQAEQSSAEVSLLDDIVEATKLKPEDEAYSVTKAGLQAFLEEMVKPERQGAKVSGSLVDDMLAQIDEKLSSQMDSIIHNKEFQKMESSWRSLKFLVDRTNFRENVRIQMMNVSKEDLLDDFDDAPEITKSGLYKQAYTAEYGQFGGQPFGAIIGNYDFGPGPQDMKLLQYTASVASMSHAPFIAAAGPDFFGIEKWSELPNLKDLKSIFEMPQYAKWNSFRESDDSRNVGLTLPKFLLRLPYGPETLPAKSFNYQESVSDGDDDFCWGNTAFAFASKLTDSFAKYRWCANIIGPQGGGAVEDLPLYQYEAMGAVQTKIPTQVLLSERREFELAEEGFIGLTMRKGSDNAAFFSANSCQKPKFFGTSKEGKEAELNYKLSTQLPYMMIMDRLAHYIKVIQRENIGTWKERGDLERELNTWISQYVTEMDNPAPSVRSRRPLRMAKIEVSDVEGDPGWYQVSLKARPHFKYMGASFTLSLVGKLEKE; encoded by the coding sequence ATGGCAGAAGAAAAACTTGAACAACAGCAGGCTGAACAATCTTCAGCCGAGGTTTCACTTCTTGATGATATTGTGGAGGCCACCAAGCTCAAACCGGAAGATGAAGCCTATTCAGTAACCAAGGCCGGACTTCAGGCCTTTCTTGAGGAAATGGTTAAGCCGGAACGCCAGGGAGCCAAAGTCTCCGGTAGCCTGGTGGATGATATGCTGGCCCAGATTGATGAGAAACTTTCTTCCCAGATGGACAGTATCATCCACAACAAGGAATTCCAGAAAATGGAATCCTCATGGCGCTCGCTTAAGTTTCTGGTAGATCGTACTAATTTCAGGGAAAACGTGCGCATCCAGATGATGAATGTCTCCAAAGAAGACCTGCTGGATGACTTTGACGATGCCCCGGAAATTACCAAATCCGGTCTCTACAAGCAGGCCTACACTGCTGAGTACGGCCAGTTCGGCGGTCAGCCTTTCGGCGCGATTATCGGGAATTACGATTTCGGACCCGGACCGCAGGACATGAAGCTGTTACAGTATACTGCTTCTGTCGCCTCCATGTCCCATGCGCCGTTTATCGCCGCCGCCGGACCGGATTTCTTCGGTATTGAGAAGTGGAGCGAGCTGCCCAATCTCAAGGATCTCAAGTCCATTTTTGAAATGCCGCAATACGCGAAATGGAACTCTTTTCGCGAGTCGGATGACTCCCGTAATGTAGGGCTGACTCTGCCTAAATTCCTGCTCAGATTACCATACGGACCGGAAACCCTTCCGGCGAAGAGTTTCAACTACCAAGAGTCCGTATCCGACGGTGATGATGATTTCTGCTGGGGCAACACAGCTTTTGCTTTTGCCTCAAAGCTGACGGATTCATTCGCCAAGTACCGTTGGTGCGCCAATATTATCGGTCCGCAGGGCGGCGGAGCTGTGGAAGACCTGCCGCTCTATCAGTATGAGGCCATGGGCGCTGTCCAGACTAAGATTCCCACTCAGGTTCTTCTTTCCGAGCGCAGGGAATTTGAGCTTGCCGAAGAAGGGTTCATCGGTCTGACCATGCGTAAAGGAAGTGACAACGCAGCATTCTTCTCAGCCAACTCCTGCCAGAAGCCGAAGTTCTTCGGTACCAGCAAGGAAGGCAAGGAAGCCGAGCTGAACTACAAGCTCTCCACCCAGCTGCCTTACATGATGATCATGGACCGTCTGGCCCACTATATCAAAGTTATCCAGCGCGAAAACATAGGTACATGGAAAGAGCGTGGCGATCTGGAGCGCGAGCTCAACACCTGGATTTCGCAGTATGTCACTGAGATGGACAATCCCGCACCCAGTGTACGCAGCCGCCGTCCTCTGCGCATGGCCAAGATCGAGGTCAGCGATGTGGAAGGCGATCCGGGCTGGTATCAGGTTTCCCTGAAGGCCCGTCCCCACTTTAAGTACATGGGGGCTTCTTTCACACTCTCACTGGTGGGCAAGCTGGAGAAGGAATAG
- the tssB gene encoding type VI secretion system contractile sheath small subunit encodes MAKEGSVAPKERVNIVYKPDTGDAKEEVELPLKLLVVGDFTQKEDDRMVEDRDPVNIDKDNFNEVLKAQDLELKLGVDDKLSGEEGAQMAVNLKFESLKDFDPDRIINQVPELQKLMELREALKALKSPLSNVPEFRKKVQELVKDDGAREKLLKELGIE; translated from the coding sequence ATGGCTAAAGAAGGTTCTGTTGCTCCCAAGGAGCGGGTCAATATTGTCTATAAGCCTGACACCGGGGATGCCAAGGAAGAGGTTGAGCTTCCTTTAAAGCTGTTGGTAGTCGGTGATTTTACCCAGAAAGAAGATGACCGCATGGTAGAAGACCGTGATCCGGTCAACATTGACAAGGACAACTTCAACGAGGTGCTCAAGGCACAGGATCTTGAGCTCAAGCTCGGCGTTGATGATAAGCTCAGCGGTGAAGAAGGCGCACAGATGGCGGTCAATCTCAAGTTTGAAAGTCTTAAGGATTTCGATCCGGACAGGATAATCAATCAGGTCCCGGAATTACAGAAGCTGATGGAACTTCGTGAGGCTCTGAAAGCTCTGAAGAGTCCGCTCTCAAACGTGCCTGAGTTCAGGAAAAAGGTTCAGGAACTGGTCAAGGATGACGGCGCGCGCGAAAAACTGCTCAAAGAACTTGGAATCGAGTAG
- the tssA gene encoding type VI secretion system protein TssA: MDLLDLGRKPVSEDKPSGVDARYEPEYDQLQQEIDKLASATAGGAVDWKQVVRFGSVILSSKSKDLKIASYLGVGLLHLRGVEGLSAGAQLLHDLTTNFWDTLYPSKKRMRGRFGAISWWSEHAEKFLKSYEGAPLLKETADLLAKRINDLDAALSEKSEDAPMLRDLSSYVEHLPVEAPPEPEQTETAASADSPAVEDSGHSLSAPAVQEAVSSESINSVAECASILKSGFSFLAPVSEYLLANNPADPNGYRLRRMNAWMPITSLPPAENGQTMIPAPDGPIKDSIANQLKSADFSGALRESESRIGEYLFWLDLTRMSAEALKAMGEGYADALRALELETEFYLQRLPGLASLSFADGTPFADSKTRTWLQSFGKDRGGTNSTSSGEHDELAEIMGKAKQLVANKKLLEAISLICGRINQSPSLRSAFKLRSELTGLLTTEGQAGVAHAHALELLEQIEKSGLEQWEPELALSGMLVAYEAVVAEGSADSTAKSVEILQRISRISPVDALKISGFT, translated from the coding sequence ATGGACTTACTCGATCTGGGTAGAAAGCCGGTCAGCGAAGACAAACCTTCCGGGGTGGATGCCCGTTATGAGCCTGAGTATGATCAGCTGCAGCAGGAAATCGATAAGCTTGCCAGTGCCACGGCCGGCGGTGCGGTGGATTGGAAGCAGGTGGTCAGGTTCGGCTCCGTGATTCTGAGTTCCAAGTCCAAGGATTTAAAAATAGCTTCCTATCTGGGAGTTGGGTTACTTCATCTTAGAGGTGTAGAAGGGCTTTCAGCCGGTGCGCAGCTGTTGCATGATCTTACCACCAATTTCTGGGATACCCTCTATCCATCCAAGAAAAGGATGCGCGGCAGGTTCGGTGCCATCAGCTGGTGGAGCGAACATGCCGAGAAATTTCTTAAAAGCTATGAAGGTGCTCCACTCCTCAAAGAGACAGCAGATCTATTGGCTAAGCGCATAAATGATCTTGATGCTGCCTTGTCGGAAAAGTCTGAAGATGCTCCTATGCTTCGGGATTTATCAAGTTACGTAGAGCATCTGCCTGTAGAAGCGCCTCCCGAACCGGAACAAACTGAAACTGCGGCATCTGCTGACTCCCCGGCTGTTGAAGATTCCGGACATTCTTTATCTGCCCCTGCTGTGCAGGAGGCAGTCAGCTCCGAAAGTATAAATTCAGTTGCTGAATGTGCTTCTATACTCAAATCCGGTTTTTCTTTCCTAGCACCTGTTTCCGAGTATCTTCTTGCCAATAATCCGGCTGACCCCAATGGGTATAGACTGCGGCGCATGAATGCATGGATGCCGATCACCAGCCTTCCGCCGGCTGAAAATGGGCAGACCATGATCCCTGCACCTGATGGTCCTATTAAAGATTCTATCGCCAACCAACTTAAATCCGCCGATTTCAGCGGCGCTTTGCGTGAATCGGAATCCCGTATCGGGGAATATCTTTTCTGGCTCGATCTGACCCGCATGTCCGCTGAGGCTTTGAAAGCCATGGGTGAAGGGTATGCGGATGCACTCCGTGCCCTTGAACTGGAAACTGAGTTTTACCTGCAACGTCTGCCCGGTCTGGCTTCTCTCAGTTTTGCGGACGGAACTCCTTTTGCAGATTCCAAGACCCGTACATGGCTGCAATCATTTGGCAAGGATAGAGGAGGGACAAATTCCACCTCTTCTGGAGAACATGATGAACTGGCTGAAATAATGGGAAAAGCTAAGCAATTGGTTGCAAATAAAAAATTGTTGGAGGCAATATCCCTGATTTGTGGTAGGATAAATCAATCTCCATCCCTGCGTTCAGCGTTCAAGTTGCGGTCCGAGCTGACCGGATTGCTTACGACAGAAGGTCAGGCCGGAGTAGCCCATGCCCATGCACTTGAATTGCTGGAACAAATTGAAAAATCAGGGCTTGAGCAATGGGAGCCGGAGCTGGCCTTGAGTGGAATGCTTGTTGCCTATGAAGCCGTGGTCGCTGAAGGAAGCGCAGATTCGACTGCAAAAAGTGTAGAAATTTTACAGCGTATCAGCAGGATTAGCCCTGTCGATGCTTTGAAGATTAGCGGATTTACTTAG